TCTATACAAGTGTAGCTATGATACATAGAAAACCACAGATTAGAGTGCAGGTAAGCCAAAATGAGCTAGTACAGCGTGCTGTAAGATAGCtactttccaattttttttttttcgaGTTCCCCTCTCCCATAAGAGACTTGGTCAATTTTaagtgatttcccccctgctacAGACTCTTGTGTGTTCTTGTGGGTGTTCAGAGCTATATGAACCAGGATTATCCAATACAGAGCTGAAAATAACACAATGGGTTTCGTGTGGCGAAAACTGAGCCAAGTGAAGAGAAATAAGACAttgtttttggcagtcttttagCAAATTTTCTTTGCATGCATAATACCCCCTGGGCTTGTCGCTGTGTGAGAGAGACAAATCCTCTCTCTGTGATGCATAATACCCCCTGGGCTTGTTGCTGTGTGTGAGAGACAAATCCTCTCTCTGAACTCAGAAAAGATAGGGGAGGGATTTTTTCCTACCCATAAAAGCAAAATAAGTTTTGTCCAAGATAAAatgtgtgtttttgcagctgtggTTTTGCCACATTACTGCATGTCTTTGGCCGCCCCAAAGCAGGAATGAACAATAAGGGAACAATTGCTCAAAAGTGCCAATGCACTGTCCCTCATTTTAATAGATGTTTTATAAAAAGAGACTCTTGCGATTTTAAATGTGGCAGACAGTTTGATGAGGCAGACGGAAAGTTTATCAACCGTAAGCCAAATCCATTGACTGAAAATGCATGATccaaagtctgtgtgtgtgtgtgtgttccactAGAGTGGTTCAGATGTTTGCCAAAAATATGGTCTCATGCAGGTGAGCTGAAGCAGGCATACTGGGCAACATCTCTTGATGCATGCTGCTATTGTTTTTCTCACCTAGGTAGCACTGTCATTTTTAACAGTGAAGTTGTCCACACCAGCACATGCAAGAAACTGTACATGCGCAGTAGAGGATCAATTTATTATTGTTGCATAGCAGACTCCCCCTCACAGCGTTGGAAAGTTCTTTACATTCGCACAGCCTTTTGTGGCCTTACAGTttgacagaagcagaagaaagtcCTTCTCTTGGCAACTATGCAGTCCACTAGACTGCACTTTTGTGGCCTGGATTTGACCTCAGCCATTCATTTACCTTTGACTTAACTGACACAAATGCTGCAACTTCGAATCCTGTTTAGAATAATCAACAAAAATGGTACCCATAATAAACACAACAGTAGTCCTTCTGCCTGCCATTCCTGGTATGGAGAAAACTCACCAAGAATGCTCAATGATGGTGCCTGAAGAGATTTATAAGGCTGAGATAATTGGCAAATGTACAATATTTTTAGCCTGTCCTAGATGTGTATTATAGCTCTTGTTAAGTGCCATATAAGTATGGACATCTGAAAAATACACATGGAGTAGGAAGTGTCATTTCAGAACATTGGCAGAGAAAAATGACAATACTAATTCTGTCTTTCTCGTTTTCAATTGAATTTGGATATGAGTGTGCAGTTAACTGCCATGcatgaaaagggagggaggaggggcggTTGACAAGAACTGCTAGCAAGAAAAGACTTCCTCAAGATAACTAAAAAAGCTCCGACTTACTTTACTAATGGCTTCTATCTTTACTAATGGCTTCTATCTTTTTCAGGAAAAAGCATCAATAGGAAGAACATAAAGTTGAAATGGGCATGTGTGTGCTACCAAGGGGAGTCCATTTATGGGGCCCAGCCTTATGATTTGCATTAGATGTTGCCCTATTGTTTGTATGTGTTTCAGAACTGGAGGGAAGTGAGAGGGGCCACCAATGTGATCGTGCAACTCTAATATGCGGGAATTAACTCATGCGGAAACGGTGCTCCCCTCGAGTTATATGAGAAGAGAACTCATACCTGTCCTGGCTGCGGTAGCCACACATGTTGCATTCAAAAGGATCACGGAACCCGTGACAGCCCATGTGGATGGTGTACATTACATGATCTAAGAACAAGACTCTACAATGTTCGCATATGTAAACTTTCACTTGCTCCCCATTGCCGCTGATGACTTTGAAAGCATCTTGGGAGCCATCGCTGCCTGCTCTTAGGACATCGTATTGCCTGTGTTCTTCTTTAACAGAGAGGCCGTTGCGTGCATGAGGCGCTATGTGATTTGTCAGGTAAATCAAACCACCGCGTTCCTCGTTGTTGCTCTCTGTGTCAGTGGAGTCATGGCCGCTGTTGCTGGGTGACGGGTCCCTTTCTGATGAGATCGATTTGACCTTAGAAAGCAAGAGCAAGTTCTCTACTGCACCGTCCTGAGCGACATGACCGGAGCGGGCGTGGTGGTCCCCAGGGGGCTTATGGAGCGGGTGACACATTGGGCTGGTGACCGGCACAACCTCAGACCCCCCTGGTGGGGTTTGCATCAGGGGGCGCAACGATTCTGCCCCTAGGTAGCTGATCGCATTGTTGATGGCCTGATCCATGACGTGGGTTTGCATCATATCGTTCTCTTTCTCGAAACTGATGGTTGCATCATAAGGAACCTCCGGCATGCACTTCTCCCCTGCAAACAAAAATGGCAAGAAGCTAAGCACAACGGGAGGCTCAGCCAATCACAGCTGACTGGGGCATTGCTATGCTCGTCTACATCTGATTCTTTCGTGACCGGTTTAATCTTTTGTgctttttaaatgagaaaaaatgCTCAGCTGCAAACATTTTGATAAAGAAATTGAAAAGTACAGCAGTACTGCATGGCGGATCACATCCCAAACAGTTCAGTTGTCTTATAGCCCCGACCTGGatgccagatctcatcagatctcattaGGCAAGCAGGGTctgccttggttagtatttggatgagagacatcCAAAAGAAAATCTACAATCATGATGCAGAGgttaggcaatggcaagccacctctgaatgtttcttgcctggctgccaaacagcCCTGCAATATTAGGATTTCCTGGCTGCACTACACATAccccatacgataaataaataatatttgtcTTATATTTTTAACTAACTTGCacactggtttttaaaaattctttggaGAAACCAATGCACAGAAATGGACTGGAGAAACTGAACTCTGATGCCTTTTTCTGACCtcaagattttattattttatcacaTTAACAACACCTgtcaacattttatttcagtttaaaatagGGTGGAGTTACAGAGCCTATTGTAAGCAAACAGAATGAACCAGAGATTTTTGTTGAATAGCAAACCCCCCTCACAGTGTTGGGAGgttctgtgggccattccacattCGTCcgaaatagcacaatggttactaattgaaatcgctacagttttgccattatgcacaacgtcgttgacaatctgcaacactcctgaaaccgatctgcaaaaagcgcttcgttgtagcgctttcagggaaatccgaaaaagtggattcactctccggaaagcgctacactcctgc
This Paroedura picta isolate Pp20150507F chromosome 11, Ppicta_v3.0, whole genome shotgun sequence DNA region includes the following protein-coding sequences:
- the IKZF1 gene encoding DNA-binding protein Ikaros isoform X14, which gives rise to MNLSSGLYPVLKEETSQREMAEDLCKAGSERSLVLDRLARNVAKRKSSMPQKFVGEKCMPEVPYDATISFEKENDMMQTHVMDQAINNAISYLGAESLRPLMQTPPGGSEVVPVTSPMCHPLHKPPGDHHARSGHVAQDGAVENLLLLSKVKSISSERDPSPSNSGHDSTDTESNNEERGGLIYLTNHIAPHARNGLSVKEEHRQYDVLRAGSDGSQDAFKVISGNGEQVKVYICEHCRVLFLDHVMYTIHMGCHGFRDPFECNMCGYRSQDRYEFSSHITRGEHRFRMS
- the IKZF1 gene encoding DNA-binding protein Ikaros isoform X10, with product MLRWPERAEWPPGRRRRRRRRRDGEEEEEGEGEAPGALAPAAAADNLGKMDADEAQDMTQVSGKESPPLSDIPDDGEESMPIPEDLSTSSGGQQNVRHDRVLGERPFQCNQCGASFTQKGNLLRHIKLHSGEKPFKCHLCNYACRRRDALTGHLRTHSVGKPHKCGYCGRSYKQRSSLEEHKERCHNYLQTMNLSSGLYPVLKEETSQREMAEDLCKAGSERSLVLDRLARNVAKREKCMPEVPYDATISFEKENDMMQTHVMDQAINNAISYLGAESLRPLMQTPPGGSEVVPVTSPMCHPLHKPPGDHHARSGHVAQDGAVENLLLLSKVKSISSERDPSPSNSGHDSTDTESNNEERGGLIYLTNHIAPHARNGLSVKEEHRQYDVLRAGSDGSQDAFKVISGNGEQVKVYICEHCRVLFLDHVMYTIHMGCHGFRDPFECNMCGYRSQDRYEFSSHITRGEHRFRMS
- the IKZF1 gene encoding DNA-binding protein Ikaros isoform X13; its protein translation is MLRWPERAEWPPGRRRRRRRRRDGEEEEEGEGEAPGALAPAAAADNLGKMDADEAQDMTQVSGKESPPLSDIPDDGEESMPIPEDLSTSSGGQQNVRHDRVLVGKPHKCGYCGRSYKQRSSLEEHKERCHNYLQTMNLSSGLYPVLKEETSQREMAEDLCKAGSERSLVLDRLARNVAKREKCMPEVPYDATISFEKENDMMQTHVMDQAINNAISYLGAESLRPLMQTPPGGSEVVPVTSPMCHPLHKPPGDHHARSGHVAQDGAVENLLLLSKVKSISSERDPSPSNSGHDSTDTESNNEERGGLIYLTNHIAPHARNGLSVKEEHRQYDVLRAGSDGSQDAFKVISGNGEQVKVYICEHCRVLFLDHVMYTIHMGCHGFRDPFECNMCGYRSQDRYEFSSHITRGEHRFRMS
- the IKZF1 gene encoding DNA-binding protein Ikaros isoform X12: MLRWPERAEWPPGRRRRRRRRRDGEEEEEGEGEAPGALAPAAAADNLGKMDADEAQDMTQVSGKESPPLSDIPDDGEESMPIPEDLSTSSGGQQNVRHDRVLVGKPHKCGYCGRSYKQRSSLEEHKERCHNYLQTMNLSSGLYPVLKEETSQREMAEDLCKAGSERSLVLDRLARNVAKRKSSMPQKFVGEKCMPEVPYDATISFEKENDMMQTHVMDQAINNAISYLGAESLRPLMQTPPGGSEVVPVTSPMCHPLHKPPGDHHARSGHVAQDGAVENLLLLSKVKSISSERDPSPSNSGHDSTDTESNNEERGGLIYLTNHIAPHARNGLSVKEEHRQYDVLRAGSDGSQDAFKVISGNGEQVKVYICEHCRVLFLDHVMYTIHMGCHGFRDPFECNMCGYRSQDRYEFSSHITRGEHRFRMS
- the IKZF1 gene encoding DNA-binding protein Ikaros isoform X11, with product MSGEECAEDLRVLETSGEKLNGTHSGGKAMSGVGGIRLPNGKLKCDICGIICIGPNVLMVHKRSHTGERPFQCNQCGASFTQKGNLLRHIKLHSGEKPFKCHLCNYACRRRDALTGHLRTHSVGKPHKCGYCGRSYKQRSSLEEHKERCHNYLQTMNLSSGLYPVLKEETSQREMAEDLCKAGSERSLVLDRLARNVAKRKSSMPQKFVGEKCMPEVPYDATISFEKENDMMQTHVMDQAINNAISYLGAESLRPLMQTPPGGSEVVPVTSPMCHPLHKPPGDHHARSGHVAQDGAVENLLLLSKVKSISSERDPSPSNSGHDSTDTESNNEERGGLIYLTNHIAPHARNGLSVKEEHRQYDVLRAGSDGSQDAFKVISGNGEQVKVYICEHCRVLFLDHVMYTIHMGCHGFRDPFECNMCGYRSQDRYEFSSHITRGEHRFRMS